One window of the Neorickettsia findlayensis genome contains the following:
- a CDS encoding cytochrome c oxidase assembly protein yields MFGRKTRLLPLLVLIPVFMLFLSFASVPLYSLFCKATGYAGTIKRSDRRFDLPIGSRDIVVRFNTDVSKNLPVRFFVQDHPVVVKPGQNALIFYAVENVTDEPIEAIAIYNVTPYKAAKYFNKVACFCFEKQILPPRKKVVMPVSFFIDPEIEKDRQMDEIKTFTLSYTFFRYAEYNAGWLK; encoded by the coding sequence ATGTTCGGTAGAAAGACACGACTCCTGCCGCTGCTTGTTTTGATACCGGTTTTCATGCTGTTCCTTTCGTTTGCTTCTGTTCCACTTTATAGTCTTTTCTGCAAAGCGACTGGCTATGCAGGCACCATTAAGAGGTCAGACCGCCGTTTTGACTTACCAATTGGTTCTCGCGATATAGTTGTGAGATTCAACACGGACGTAAGCAAGAATTTGCCGGTACGTTTTTTTGTCCAAGATCATCCAGTAGTGGTTAAACCAGGACAAAATGCGCTGATATTCTATGCAGTTGAAAACGTTACAGACGAGCCAATTGAGGCGATTGCAATCTACAATGTCACACCCTATAAGGCTGCTAAGTATTTCAATAAGGTTGCGTGCTTTTGTTTTGAAAAGCAGATACTCCCACCAAGGAAAAAAGTGGTAATGCCCGTATCATTTTTTATCGATCCGGAGATCGAGAAAGATCGCCAAATGGATGAAATAAAGACATTCACCTTATCATATACTTTTTTTAGGTATGCGGAATATAATGCAGGATGGCTAAAATAA